A stretch of Paenibacillus peoriae DNA encodes these proteins:
- a CDS encoding response regulator transcription factor, translated as MRKVWQVVIIDIHPTSMLGTKLILEDQQDLLVRGMSSSGTEGLELACSIRPEIVLMDYRLPEGTAEPFLTQMRALSPDSHIVIMTDEDNITLFQQLISLGANGMLSKQASPSQLIHLINGLREGFASLPMDWIRYGNWPFMPLMASEPFDELTQTEVFIMERIVQGITYDKIAIEIEVSRRSIDNYLRKIYAKLGVSSRAQAIERYALYARQRKQLYA; from the coding sequence ATGAGAAAAGTATGGCAGGTGGTCATCATAGATATCCATCCTACAAGTATGCTGGGAACAAAGCTTATTTTGGAAGACCAGCAGGATTTGCTTGTCAGAGGGATGTCTTCCTCCGGAACGGAAGGCTTGGAGCTGGCTTGCTCCATTCGACCAGAAATCGTTTTAATGGACTACAGGTTGCCTGAGGGAACGGCGGAACCATTTTTGACACAAATGCGGGCCTTGTCTCCGGACAGCCATATTGTTATTATGACGGATGAGGATAATATTACTTTGTTTCAGCAGCTAATTTCGCTCGGAGCAAATGGAATGTTATCCAAACAGGCATCACCGAGCCAGTTAATCCATCTGATCAACGGTTTACGCGAAGGATTTGCTTCCTTGCCGATGGATTGGATTCGGTATGGAAACTGGCCCTTTATGCCGTTAATGGCATCCGAGCCTTTTGACGAATTGACACAAACCGAAGTGTTTATTATGGAACGTATTGTACAAGGAATTACATATGACAAAATTGCTATCGAGATCGAAGTTAGCCGGCGCTCCATTGATAATTATCTACGTAAAATTTATGCAAAATTAGGCGTGTCCAGCCGGGCGCAGGCGATTGAACGTTATGCCTTATATGCGCGTCAGAGGAAGCAGCTATATGCCTGA
- a CDS encoding PrkA family serine protein kinase produces the protein MNIFERVAEYRAENNRLAWSGTFREYIEILKKDPTPAMTAHARVYKMIESFGVEEVGGHKRYKFFEQEIFGLDRALEKLVEEYFHSSARRLDVRKRILLLMGPVSGGKSTLVTLLKRGLEKFSRTDQGAVYAIEGCPMHEDPLHLIPHELRPDFEKELGVRIEGNLCPSCQMRLRTEFDGDIEKVRVERVFISEENRIGIGTFSPSDPKSQDIADLTGSIDFSTITEYGSESDPRAYRFDGELNKANRGLMEFQEMLKCDEKFLWNLLSLTQEGNFKAGRFALISADEMIVAHTNESEYKSFIANKKNEALQSRMIVMPIPYNLKVSEEEKIYAKLIKQSDMRHIHIAPHALRTAAIFSVLTRLKETKKQGMDLVKKMRMYDGEEVEGYKEADLKEMQSEFLEEGMSGVDPRYVINRISSALIKQNVESINALDILRAIKDGLDQHASITKEERERYLNFISVARKEYDELAKKEVQKAFVYSFEESAKTLFDNYLDNIEAFCNWAKIRDPLTDEELDPDERLMRSIEEQIGVSENAKKAFREEILIRISAYSRKGRKFEYHHHDRLREAIEKKLFADLKDIVKITTSTKTPDANQLKRMNEVIKRLIEEHGYTGASANDLLRYVGSLLNR, from the coding sequence ATGAATATTTTTGAACGCGTTGCGGAGTACCGGGCGGAAAACAACCGTCTGGCCTGGAGCGGCACTTTTAGAGAGTATATTGAGATACTCAAGAAAGACCCGACGCCGGCGATGACAGCTCATGCACGGGTTTACAAGATGATTGAATCTTTTGGTGTAGAAGAGGTTGGGGGACATAAGCGATATAAATTTTTTGAGCAGGAGATCTTCGGACTGGATCGAGCGCTGGAAAAGTTGGTGGAGGAATATTTCCATTCCTCAGCCAGGCGACTCGATGTGCGCAAGCGTATCCTTCTTTTGATGGGACCCGTCAGTGGGGGGAAATCGACACTGGTCACGTTGCTAAAGCGTGGCCTGGAGAAATTTTCGAGAACGGATCAGGGAGCCGTATACGCGATTGAAGGCTGCCCGATGCATGAGGACCCGCTTCATCTGATTCCCCATGAGCTGCGTCCCGATTTTGAAAAGGAGCTGGGTGTACGGATTGAAGGTAATCTCTGCCCATCCTGCCAGATGAGATTGCGCACAGAATTTGATGGCGATATTGAAAAGGTCCGCGTGGAGCGGGTGTTTATATCGGAAGAAAACCGGATTGGTATTGGTACGTTCAGCCCTTCTGATCCGAAGTCACAGGATATTGCTGATTTGACGGGCAGCATCGACTTTTCCACGATTACGGAGTATGGTTCGGAATCCGACCCGCGTGCGTATCGGTTTGACGGAGAGTTGAACAAAGCAAATCGTGGACTGATGGAGTTTCAGGAAATGCTGAAATGCGATGAGAAGTTTTTGTGGAATTTGCTTTCTCTGACCCAAGAGGGGAATTTCAAGGCCGGGCGGTTTGCGCTCATCAGTGCAGATGAGATGATCGTGGCTCACACCAATGAATCCGAGTATAAAAGTTTCATTGCAAACAAAAAGAACGAGGCGTTGCAATCAAGGATGATTGTAATGCCGATTCCTTATAACCTGAAGGTGTCTGAAGAAGAAAAGATTTACGCCAAGCTCATTAAACAAAGTGATATGAGACATATCCACATTGCACCTCATGCGCTGCGTACGGCTGCCATTTTCTCCGTGCTTACCCGCTTGAAGGAGACGAAGAAACAAGGGATGGATCTGGTCAAAAAGATGCGCATGTATGACGGTGAAGAGGTCGAAGGATACAAGGAAGCCGATCTGAAAGAAATGCAAAGTGAGTTTCTGGAGGAAGGTATGTCCGGGGTAGACCCGCGGTACGTCATTAATCGTATTTCTAGTGCATTGATTAAGCAAAATGTGGAATCCATCAATGCCCTGGACATTTTACGAGCAATTAAGGATGGTCTGGATCAACATGCCTCCATCACAAAGGAAGAACGGGAGCGCTATCTGAATTTCATTTCCGTGGCTCGTAAGGAATATGACGAATTGGCGAAAAAAGAAGTGCAGAAGGCCTTTGTGTACTCTTTCGAGGAATCAGCCAAGACGCTGTTTGACAACTATTTGGATAACATCGAAGCTTTTTGCAATTGGGCGAAAATTCGCGATCCGCTCACAGATGAGGAACTCGACCCGGATGAGCGGCTCATGCGCTCTATTGAGGAGCAAATCGGGGTATCGGAAAATGCGAAAAAAGCGTTCCGTGAAGAAATATTAATCCGTATTTCCGCGTATTCTCGCAAGGGACGGAAGTTTGAGTATCATCATCATGATCGGCTGCGAGAAGCCATTGAGAAGAAGCTGTTCGCCGATTTGAAGGATATTGTGAAGATTACGACTTCAACCAAAACGCCTGACGCTAATCAGCTCAAACGGATGAATGAGGTGATTAAGCGACTGATTGAGGAGCATGGCTACACAGGAGCCAGCGCCAACGATCTGTTAAGGTATGTAGGTAGCCTCCTGAATCGGTAA
- a CDS encoding phosphodiester glycosidase family protein — protein sequence MNVDAKQVNRFFMLALAPFIGLLGCILLVHPSLSFPGSTSSSLQKAEVTLQTQSVGKQLDEAKQTATYTLSTIRRTSELYKQTTQTMNQLVVTASTQSKRPAVIYDRRITAKLGVPYERVDSNRITIELFKVNPGIYHGYAMKVKLKDPTAMKMSLGSDKLGGSETTMRAVLRHGAIAGINAGGFADGDGKRYPLSTTVLNGHYLTGFQSSFKDLSFVGLSNDGKLIGGKFYSQGALDSLKPTFGATFVPVLLQRGQKMPIPDKWKVSPKRAPRTVIGNYKDDQLLIIVVDGYNESGGSGATLEELQGKMYNLGVQDAYNLDGGGSSSLILNGRVVNKPSDGNLRPVPTHFLFYK from the coding sequence ATGAATGTAGACGCAAAACAAGTGAATCGGTTCTTTATGTTGGCCCTTGCTCCTTTTATCGGTTTGTTAGGGTGTATTTTGTTAGTGCATCCCTCATTGAGCTTTCCTGGGTCTACTTCTTCAAGTCTGCAAAAAGCTGAAGTCACTCTACAAACGCAATCAGTAGGCAAGCAGCTTGATGAAGCCAAGCAAACGGCAACGTACACCTTATCTACAATTCGCCGGACTTCTGAGCTCTACAAGCAAACGACCCAAACGATGAATCAGCTTGTCGTGACTGCCTCTACGCAGTCCAAGCGGCCCGCGGTCATCTATGATCGACGCATCACCGCCAAACTGGGAGTTCCCTATGAGCGGGTAGATAGCAACCGGATTACCATTGAATTGTTTAAGGTAAACCCGGGAATTTATCATGGCTACGCTATGAAGGTCAAACTTAAAGATCCTACTGCTATGAAAATGTCTTTGGGAAGTGACAAATTGGGTGGCTCCGAAACCACCATGCGTGCAGTCTTGAGACACGGAGCTATTGCAGGCATCAATGCAGGCGGCTTTGCGGATGGAGACGGCAAACGCTATCCATTAAGCACTACTGTCTTGAATGGCCACTACCTTACTGGCTTTCAGTCCAGTTTTAAGGATTTATCCTTCGTCGGATTGAGTAACGATGGCAAGCTTATCGGTGGCAAATTTTACAGTCAAGGTGCACTTGACAGCTTAAAGCCTACCTTTGGGGCTACCTTCGTTCCCGTCCTGCTGCAAAGGGGACAAAAAATGCCTATTCCTGACAAATGGAAAGTCTCCCCCAAGCGGGCCCCACGTACGGTCATTGGCAACTATAAAGATGATCAGTTGCTCATTATTGTCGTAGACGGCTACAATGAAAGCGGGGGTTCGGGCGCGACGCTCGAAGAACTGCAAGGAAAAATGTACAATCTAGGTGTTCAAGATGCCTATAATTTGGACGGAGGCGGTTCCTCGTCGCTTATACTTAACGGTCGAGTCGTAAACAAACCGTCAGATGGTAATTTGCGTCCAGTCCCTACTCATTTTTTGTTCTATAAATAG
- the glnA gene encoding type I glutamate--ammonia ligase codes for MSVENVLKTIQENNIEWVDFRFVDLSGRAHHISLPASEVDAETFVNGVAFDGSSIPGYRGIEESDMVMLPDAEAVFIDPFTQHPTLNILCDIATPDGEKYDRDPRGIAKKAEEFLQSAGVGTAAFFAPESEFFIFDDVRYESGMNSSSFFVDSEEAAWNTNRKEEGGNLGFKVGVKGGYVPVAPVDTQQDIRSEMCRLLEEAGLRIERHHHEVATAGQAEINFRFDTLKKTADNLLVYKYIVHNTARQYGKVATFMPKPIFGDNGSGMHVHQSIFDGDTPLFYEKGGYANLSEMALHYIGGILYHAPALIALTNPSTNSFKRLVPGYEAPVNLVFSKGNRSAAVRIPVAAVTPKGCRIEFRTPDSTANPYLAFSAMLMAGLDGIKRKLNPIELGYGPLDSNIYELSDAEKGKIRSVPGSLDEALDALEADYEFLTEGGVFTKDFIDNYVELKRSEAKSVNIRVHPHEYSLYFDC; via the coding sequence ATGTCCGTTGAAAACGTATTGAAAACAATTCAGGAAAATAATATTGAGTGGGTAGATTTTCGTTTTGTAGATTTGTCTGGTCGTGCTCACCATATTTCATTGCCAGCTTCCGAAGTAGATGCAGAAACATTTGTTAACGGTGTTGCTTTCGACGGTTCTTCCATTCCCGGCTATCGTGGCATCGAGGAATCCGACATGGTTATGCTGCCCGATGCAGAAGCGGTTTTTATTGACCCTTTCACTCAGCATCCTACACTGAATATTCTGTGTGACATTGCTACGCCAGATGGCGAAAAATACGACCGCGATCCTCGCGGCATTGCAAAAAAAGCTGAGGAATTTCTGCAATCCGCAGGAGTCGGCACAGCAGCATTTTTTGCACCTGAGTCCGAGTTTTTCATCTTTGATGATGTACGCTACGAAAGCGGCATGAATAGCTCCTCCTTCTTCGTAGATTCCGAGGAAGCAGCTTGGAACACGAACCGTAAGGAAGAAGGCGGCAACCTGGGCTTTAAAGTGGGAGTGAAGGGCGGATATGTACCTGTAGCGCCAGTAGACACCCAACAAGATATCCGTAGTGAAATGTGCCGTTTGCTTGAAGAAGCAGGTCTGAGAATTGAGCGCCATCACCATGAGGTAGCTACGGCAGGCCAAGCGGAAATCAACTTCCGTTTTGACACACTCAAGAAAACAGCAGATAACCTGCTCGTTTATAAATACATTGTACACAACACAGCTCGTCAATATGGTAAAGTGGCAACATTCATGCCGAAACCGATTTTTGGGGATAACGGAAGCGGTATGCACGTTCACCAATCTATTTTCGATGGGGACACTCCTTTGTTCTACGAAAAAGGTGGTTATGCTAATCTGAGCGAAATGGCTCTTCATTACATTGGCGGTATTCTGTACCACGCACCTGCGTTGATCGCTTTGACCAACCCAAGCACCAACTCGTTCAAACGTCTCGTTCCTGGCTACGAAGCACCAGTTAACCTGGTATTTTCCAAAGGTAACCGTTCTGCGGCTGTACGTATTCCAGTAGCAGCTGTTACTCCTAAAGGCTGTCGGATCGAGTTCCGTACACCGGACTCCACGGCTAACCCTTACCTTGCCTTCTCAGCAATGCTGATGGCGGGTCTGGATGGCATCAAGCGCAAACTGAACCCAATCGAATTGGGATATGGTCCACTTGACAGCAACATCTACGAGCTGTCTGATGCTGAAAAAGGTAAAATCCGTAGCGTACCTGGTTCATTGGATGAGGCTCTGGACGCTCTGGAAGCTGACTACGAATTCTTGACTGAAGGCGGCGTATTTACGAAGGACTTTATTGATAACTATGTAGAGCTCAAACGTTCTGAAGCTAAATCGGTGAACATCCGTGTTCATCCACACGAATACAGCCTGTATTTTGACTGCTAA
- the trmL gene encoding tRNA (uridine(34)/cytosine(34)/5-carboxymethylaminomethyluridine(34)-2'-O)-methyltransferase TrmL has protein sequence MPLHIVLVEPEIPANTGNIARTCAATGTHLHLVKPLGFRTDDATLKRAGLDYWYAVHIEYHESFAEVQEKYQEGRFFYATTKANQRYSDIAFQDGDFLVFGKETKGLPPELLAANPDTCIKMPMSDKVRSLNLSNSAAIIVYEALRQMDFLDLS, from the coding sequence ATGCCATTACATATTGTGCTTGTCGAGCCGGAAATCCCGGCCAACACAGGTAATATTGCCAGAACGTGTGCTGCAACCGGAACTCATCTGCATTTGGTGAAGCCACTCGGCTTCCGTACCGACGATGCCACGTTAAAACGCGCCGGACTTGATTATTGGTACGCTGTCCACATTGAATATCACGAGTCTTTTGCTGAAGTGCAGGAGAAATATCAGGAAGGTCGCTTTTTTTATGCGACGACCAAAGCAAATCAGCGGTATAGTGATATTGCATTTCAGGATGGAGATTTTTTGGTATTTGGTAAGGAAACGAAAGGCTTGCCTCCTGAATTGTTAGCTGCTAATCCAGATACATGTATCAAGATGCCTATGTCTGATAAAGTAAGATCTCTAAACTTGTCGAATTCCGCTGCAATTATCGTATATGAAGCGCTGAGACAAATGGATTTTCTGGATTTATCATAA
- a CDS encoding DUF2161 domain-containing phosphodiesterase, with protein sequence MAVRHETELYAPVKAFFESLGYEVKGEVRNCDLVGIKPGQQTPLIVEIKKTFNLALVLQGMQRLKLSSNVYVAVERNRAKKGAVNQRWNELVGLCRQLGLGLLTVTHFKTKPPLVEVLCNPALPSDNARNAAAVRPGSRKEKLLREFHARSGDHNTGGSTRRKLVTAYREKALRVAAALQSLGEAAPAQLARIAAVSTAAAVLQHNYYGWFERVSRGRYRLTPFGEAALNEYAAVLQEHGIKTAAGMDAELDEDSGQRQIAEAPITYSTVAAETEDD encoded by the coding sequence ATGGCGGTTCGGCATGAGACGGAGCTGTACGCTCCGGTGAAAGCCTTTTTTGAGAGCTTGGGATATGAAGTCAAAGGAGAGGTGCGCAACTGCGATTTGGTGGGTATCAAGCCAGGGCAACAGACACCACTGATTGTAGAGATCAAAAAGACGTTTAACCTGGCGCTTGTGCTGCAAGGCATGCAGCGTTTGAAACTAAGCAGCAATGTATATGTGGCTGTAGAACGGAATCGTGCCAAAAAAGGGGCCGTGAATCAGCGCTGGAACGAACTGGTGGGACTGTGCCGCCAGTTAGGACTTGGCTTGCTTACCGTCACCCATTTCAAAACGAAGCCGCCGCTCGTTGAGGTACTGTGTAACCCTGCGCTACCTAGCGACAATGCCCGCAATGCAGCAGCGGTACGCCCGGGCTCGCGCAAGGAAAAGCTACTGCGGGAATTTCACGCACGCAGCGGTGACCACAATACTGGCGGCAGCACCCGACGCAAGCTGGTCACTGCCTATCGGGAAAAAGCGCTGCGCGTAGCGGCAGCCTTGCAGAGCTTGGGGGAAGCCGCTCCGGCGCAGCTCGCTCGCATAGCAGCCGTCAGCACAGCTGCTGCCGTGCTTCAGCATAACTACTACGGCTGGTTTGAGCGCGTATCCCGCGGCCGCTATCGACTGACTCCGTTTGGCGAAGCTGCCCTAAATGAGTATGCGGCAGTACTGCAAGAACATGGCATTAAAACGGCCGCTGGAATGGACGCAGAGCTTGACGAGGATAGTGGACAGCGCCAGATTGCGGAAGCGCCAATCACTTACTCCACCGTTGCTGCGGAAACGGAGGATGACTGA
- a CDS encoding AbrB/MazE/SpoVT family DNA-binding domain-containing protein — translation MKPAGVVRKVDQLGRIVLPKSLRKRYQMNEGDPVEILVQGDHIILERYRPKCVFCGSVEQVNDFKDRYICAQCLTEMTQYSS, via the coding sequence ATGAAACCTGCCGGTGTGGTACGTAAAGTTGATCAGCTGGGGAGAATAGTTTTGCCTAAGTCACTGCGTAAAAGATATCAAATGAATGAGGGAGATCCTGTCGAAATTTTGGTTCAGGGTGACCACATTATTTTGGAGCGTTACCGTCCAAAATGTGTATTCTGCGGGTCAGTAGAACAAGTGAACGATTTCAAAGACCGTTATATTTGTGCTCAATGCCTGACAGAAATGACACAGTATTCCTCCTAA
- the aroF gene encoding 3-deoxy-7-phosphoheptulonate synthase, with amino-acid sequence MIVIAGVQTPEEHIQAIVEVIEKEGLQAHVSRGSDRTIIGLIGSVEPKLAEHLRQMKGVENVVKISKSYKLASRDFHPENTVISIKGVNIGGGELVIMGGPCAVESAAQIDEIAGLVKAAGAQVLRGGAFKPRTGPYSFQGTGVEGLIMMAEAGQKHDLLTITEVMTPEYVDICAEYADILQVGTRNMQNFDLLRKLGTCGKPVLLKRGFSSTYDEFLNAAEYILAGGNPNVMLCERGIRTFETYTRNTLDLSAIPVLQQLSHLPVISDPSHGTGRRELVVPMTKASVAAGADGLIIEMHTDPDNSMTGDGVQSLFPDQFSDLLKDLEILAPAVGKTFHTPSTIA; translated from the coding sequence ATGATCGTTATCGCTGGTGTTCAAACACCTGAAGAGCATATTCAAGCTATTGTTGAAGTTATTGAGAAAGAAGGATTGCAGGCTCATGTATCAAGGGGATCGGATCGCACGATCATCGGATTGATCGGTAGCGTAGAGCCCAAGCTGGCTGAACATCTGCGTCAAATGAAAGGCGTAGAAAATGTGGTTAAAATATCGAAGTCCTACAAATTGGCCAGCCGTGATTTTCATCCGGAAAATACGGTGATCTCCATTAAAGGTGTAAATATCGGTGGGGGCGAACTTGTCATTATGGGTGGACCATGTGCCGTTGAGTCTGCTGCACAGATAGATGAAATTGCGGGATTGGTCAAAGCAGCAGGTGCGCAAGTTCTCCGTGGAGGTGCCTTTAAGCCGCGTACAGGGCCTTACAGCTTCCAGGGAACTGGTGTAGAAGGACTGATCATGATGGCTGAAGCCGGCCAAAAGCACGACCTCTTGACCATCACAGAGGTCATGACACCTGAATACGTAGACATTTGTGCGGAATATGCCGATATCCTGCAAGTAGGTACACGTAATATGCAAAACTTTGATCTGCTGCGCAAGTTGGGAACTTGCGGCAAGCCAGTGTTGCTCAAACGCGGTTTTAGCTCGACTTATGACGAGTTTTTGAATGCTGCCGAGTACATCCTGGCAGGTGGCAATCCGAATGTTATGCTGTGTGAGCGCGGTATCCGCACATTTGAAACCTACACCAGAAATACACTCGATTTGTCCGCGATCCCTGTGTTGCAACAATTGAGCCATTTGCCAGTTATTTCTGATCCTAGCCATGGCACGGGTAGACGTGAATTGGTTGTTCCTATGACGAAGGCTTCGGTTGCTGCCGGAGCGGACGGACTAATTATTGAAATGCATACAGATCCCGACAACTCGATGACGGGTGATGGTGTGCAATCCCTGTTCCCGGATCAATTTTCAGATTTACTAAAAGATTTGGAAATATTGGCTCCTGCTGTGGGGAAAACATTTCACACGCCTAGTACCATTGCCTAA
- a CDS encoding PLP-dependent aminotransferase family protein: MQYSFASRTAAMLASPVRHIRENARRHSFISLAEELPAQELFPVKLLEEAAHDVFGSGPDALQYGEPEGYFPLRAWLAGEWEQRKGVRVPPGQILLTTGSQQAIDLIIRLMVDERDPVLVENPTSPGCLQVLSMQGAQIVPVESDGEGVIPDKLEALMIRYRPKLFFATPTFTNPTGSLWSAARRQEILDLCRHHEVLVVEDDSYGELHLKQKNESHDKSPHGQSRKFAETYPSLFALDHAGQGGQVLYIGSFNKTVAPALRTGWAAGPAPLIEGMYALKQLADMQSSTMNQRLLFQLLTSSRFQWHEHLAMLNKEYSTRLQLILELLKRPFWKDVTYHIPSGGMYVWVQLPDGLDSALLLKAALPKGVAFMPGALCAVGSEGASHIRLNFSHPGREQLLMGMNLIGETISEFTARS; the protein is encoded by the coding sequence ATGCAATATTCCTTTGCTTCACGAACGGCTGCGATGTTGGCTTCTCCAGTGCGTCATATCCGGGAAAATGCGAGAAGACACTCCTTTATATCTCTGGCTGAAGAATTGCCTGCACAAGAGCTGTTTCCGGTGAAGTTGCTGGAAGAAGCGGCCCATGATGTGTTTGGCTCCGGCCCTGATGCCCTCCAGTATGGTGAACCGGAGGGCTATTTTCCTTTGCGAGCATGGCTTGCGGGTGAGTGGGAACAGCGTAAAGGAGTAAGAGTACCACCAGGTCAAATCCTTCTCACGACAGGTAGTCAGCAGGCCATTGACCTGATCATAAGGCTGATGGTGGATGAGCGTGATCCGGTATTGGTCGAAAATCCTACATCTCCTGGATGTTTACAAGTACTATCTATGCAGGGTGCACAGATCGTTCCTGTAGAATCAGATGGGGAAGGTGTCATTCCTGATAAGCTTGAAGCTTTAATGATCCGTTATCGACCCAAGCTTTTTTTTGCCACGCCAACGTTTACGAACCCCACGGGCTCCTTGTGGAGCGCGGCAAGGCGGCAGGAAATTTTGGACCTGTGTAGGCATCATGAGGTACTGGTAGTTGAGGACGATTCTTATGGTGAATTGCATTTGAAGCAAAAAAATGAGTCCCATGACAAGAGTCCGCATGGTCAGAGTCGAAAATTCGCAGAGACTTACCCCTCACTATTTGCGCTGGATCATGCGGGTCAGGGCGGTCAAGTGCTCTATATCGGTTCGTTCAATAAAACCGTTGCTCCTGCGCTGAGAACGGGTTGGGCTGCTGGTCCTGCGCCGCTGATTGAAGGAATGTACGCCTTGAAGCAGTTGGCTGATATGCAATCCAGTACGATGAACCAACGGCTGCTATTCCAATTGTTGACCAGCTCGCGTTTTCAATGGCACGAGCACTTAGCGATGCTGAACAAGGAATATTCGACTCGACTTCAATTAATCTTGGAGTTGCTCAAGCGTCCGTTTTGGAAAGACGTGACGTATCATATTCCGTCCGGTGGCATGTATGTATGGGTGCAGTTGCCCGATGGGCTGGACAGCGCATTGCTGCTAAAGGCGGCGTTACCCAAAGGCGTAGCCTTTATGCCAGGTGCGCTATGTGCGGTTGGTAGTGAAGGCGCGTCCCATATTCGCCTCAATTTTAGCCATCCGGGCCGTGAGCAATTGCTTATGGGCATGAATCTGATCGGTGAGACGATTAGTGAATTTACTGCACGGAGCTAG
- the serC gene encoding 3-phosphoserine/phosphohydroxythreonine transaminase, translating into MLSKRAYNFNAGPAALPLKVLERVQAEFVDFQGTGMSIMEMSHRGAVYESVHNEAQERLLSLLGNPQGYKVLFLQGGASTQFAMLPLNFLREGQTGSYVMTGSWSDKAYKEAKLLGKAHIAASSADEKYMRLPNVDSLDLPENTAYVHMTSNETIEGTQFKQFPDTGSVPLIVDMSSDIFCKPFDVTQFGLIYAGAQKNLGPSGVTVVIAREELLTSSPDNIPTMLRYSTYEKNNSLYNTPPSFAIYMVNEVLKWIQEEGGLEGIERVNQQKAALLYDRIDSSEGFYRGCVDSADRSIMNVTFRLANGDLEKQFIKESEQAGFIGLKGHRSVGGLRASIYNAVPLENCQALAEFMDGFKQRNS; encoded by the coding sequence TTGTTGAGTAAGAGAGCCTACAATTTTAATGCAGGACCAGCGGCATTGCCGCTCAAAGTACTGGAACGTGTACAAGCTGAATTCGTAGATTTCCAGGGAACAGGGATGTCGATCATGGAAATGTCACACCGTGGAGCTGTGTATGAATCTGTTCATAATGAGGCGCAGGAACGTCTGTTATCTCTGCTGGGCAATCCACAGGGCTACAAGGTGTTATTCCTACAAGGGGGCGCAAGTACGCAGTTTGCAATGCTACCTTTAAATTTCTTGCGCGAAGGACAGACTGGGAGCTATGTAATGACAGGTAGCTGGTCGGACAAGGCATATAAAGAAGCCAAGCTACTGGGCAAGGCTCATATTGCTGCATCCTCCGCTGATGAGAAGTACATGCGTCTTCCGAATGTGGATTCCTTGGACTTGCCTGAGAATACTGCTTATGTGCATATGACGTCCAACGAAACGATTGAAGGTACACAATTTAAGCAATTTCCGGATACGGGTTCCGTACCATTGATTGTGGACATGTCCAGTGATATTTTTTGCAAGCCTTTTGATGTTACTCAATTTGGATTGATTTATGCTGGCGCACAAAAAAATCTGGGACCTTCTGGTGTGACGGTCGTGATTGCCCGTGAAGAGTTGCTGACTTCCTCACCGGACAATATTCCTACCATGTTGCGTTATAGCACATATGAAAAAAATAACTCTCTCTACAATACCCCCCCATCTTTTGCCATATACATGGTGAATGAAGTGCTGAAATGGATTCAGGAAGAAGGCGGTTTGGAAGGTATTGAGCGTGTGAACCAGCAGAAGGCTGCTTTGCTATACGACCGTATTGACAGTAGCGAAGGCTTCTATCGTGGTTGTGTGGACAGCGCTGATCGCTCTATTATGAATGTAACCTTCCGCCTTGCGAATGGGGATCTGGAAAAACAATTTATTAAGGAATCCGAACAGGCCGGGTTCATCGGACTGAAGGGACATCGCAGCGTAGGAGGGCTTCGCGCCTCGATCTACAATGCTGTTCCATTGGAGAACTGTCAAGCATTAGCCGAGTTTATGGACGGATTCAAGCAACGTAACAGTTGA